TACAGTCCCCGCGCTGCGGGTTAATCTCTTCATCAATGGCCTCGTTATACTGCATGCGCAGCCGCCATCCCGTCACGGGAGGCGCGTTCTGTATGGCCAGCACCATCCCTTCCGGCGACAGCAGTTCACGGAGGGTGTAGCAGGCGCCAATCCGGGTCGAATCCCGCAGCCACATCACGGGGTACTCACTGACCAGCTGGTCATACACACATTCCGGCGTATGGAAATAATTCCCGTCCGCCCTGCATAAATTACACATTCGCGTTCCTTGTATTGAGAAACCCCGTCAGGCCAGGTCTGTCATAAAACGGCCAGGCTCAAAAGGCCAGCGCCTGTCGCCCTGCGAGTACACCTCGATCCACGCCAGTGTCCCGTGCTCAAAATACAGGTGATAACCGTCATCGGCACTGAGGGTCAGCATCCCGTCAAAACAGGTATCGGTTCGCGTACCGTCACCCATCCAGCGAAGCAGGCGGCCTTCAGCGGAAATCTCGTAAAATTCACACTCGCAGTCCAGGTCGTCGGTCTGAAAGTCCGTCCCGGTGACTCCGTCAGGCATCCGGTACCGGAATCTGACCGTATCAAACATTCCCATAATTTTGCTTCCTTAAATTGCTTAAAAATCCCGCCCCGTCGGTTGTCAGTTTGCGCTAGTCGGGGCTGTCTCCCGGCGTTCACCGGTCAGCTCCCAGGCTCTGACGGCGCGCGCATAATCCGCCGTCGTCACACGCAGACTCATCGCCTGGCACTCCAGCTGCACTACATGACCGGTCCGGGAGGTTTCCACACACCGGTTCGTCAGGCTGCGGCCGTTGGCAATGTCATCAGCCAGATCCGGTGCGGACACATAGCTTTCGTAAAGAATCGTTCCGGCGATGGCCAGTCCTGCCACCAGAACGGTGTACAGAACGAGCGCAATAGGTTCGGTTGCATATGCCTTCCCTTTAATTAATGCCCCGCCCGATAATACCGACAGGGTAATGCTTTACGCGGCACTGTTTATGGAGTAATTACCCCATCAGCAATCATCATGAGAGCAATTATCACTGCACTGATAATAACCATCCTTATAGCCACGCTGTTAAATTACCGAATGGCCGTTTCGCGATGATCCGACTTTCTGTCGTATAACAACTTTCCGGAAGTGTACCATGCGCACGGAATAACCACACCGCCCTTTTATGGGGGTGAGCGGGCGGTCGCGGGGCAGGGGTATGACACAACATATAGCGTCATCAGCAGCTGAATACACCGCTACATCTTGTGTCAGGGGGCCGCTGAGCCCCGGAGAAGGAAAAGAAGATCCGGAACTGGTCTTTTTCGGATCTGCGGTGGAGAAATGAGAAAACAGAATAGGTACAGCATATCCATATGTCGGGCATCTGCATAGGCAAAGCATACGCATATACCTACCATCTGCATATGTAACACCTATACAAGCCGGGCTTGCAGGCATATACTTCACCTATGCGGGAATACTCCCTGGCACACTCAGCATATGAGGAAAAACCATGCGCACAGTTTCGATATTTAAAAACGGCAATAACCGCGCCATCCGTCTGCCCCGTGACCTGGATTTTGACGGCGTCAGCGAGCTGGAGATCGTCCGGGAAGGGGACAGCATCATTCTGCGTCCCGTCCGGCCGACCTGGGGCTCATTCTTTGAGCTCGAAAAAGCTGATCCGGACTTTATGGCGGAGCGCGAGGACGTTGTCACCGACGAAGGACGATTTGAGCCATGAAGAAAACCTGGATGCTCGACACTAACATCTGCTCGTTCATCATGCGCGAGCAGCCGGCAGCGGTACTGAAGCGCCTGGAGCAGGCGGTGCTGCGCAACCAGCGCATTGTGGTCTCGGCCATCACCTACTCCGAGATGCGCTTCGGTGCCACCGGCCCGAAGGCCTCCCCGCGCCACATTGAGCTGGTTGACGCGTTCTGCGCCCGCCTCGATGCCATCCTGCCCTGGGACCGCGCCGCGGTGGACGCAGCCACGGACATTAAAGTGGCGCTGCGCCTCGCCGGGACGCCGATCG
This DNA window, taken from Enterobacter cloacae, encodes the following:
- the vagC gene encoding virulence factor; translated protein: MRTVSIFKNGNNRAIRLPRDLDFDGVSELEIVREGDSIILRPVRPTWGSFFELEKADPDFMAEREDVVTDEGRFEP
- the vapC gene encoding tRNA(fMet)-specific endonuclease VapC yields the protein MKKTWMLDTNICSFIMREQPAAVLKRLEQAVLRNQRIVVSAITYSEMRFGATGPKASPRHIELVDAFCARLDAILPWDRAAVDAATDIKVALRLAGTPIGPNDTLIAGHAIAAGAILVTNNTREFARVPGLVLEDWVN